A single window of Cytobacillus dafuensis DNA harbors:
- a CDS encoding TadE family protein — protein sequence MKKLLKNERGSAIIEFVSMVPLVLLLMMILWQFLVAGYAVIITQSAANEAAKVYSVTKDSTEAKHAAEKIINSAKATLKLSGDNVINSSGSRNFEAKVKVDMTLKFLPKKFLGAVPPITFEKSISGRTVE from the coding sequence ATGAAGAAATTACTTAAAAATGAACGGGGGTCAGCCATCATTGAATTCGTTTCAATGGTGCCCCTTGTCTTACTTTTAATGATGATTCTTTGGCAATTTCTTGTTGCAGGCTATGCAGTAATCATTACTCAATCTGCTGCAAATGAAGCAGCAAAGGTGTATTCTGTTACAAAAGATAGCACAGAAGCAAAACATGCTGCAGAAAAGATTATCAATTCAGCAAAAGCTACGTTAAAACTAAGTGGAGATAATGTCATTAATTCCTCGGGTTCAAGGAATTTTGAAGCAAAAGTAAAAGTAGATATGACCCTAAAGTTTTTACCCAAAAAGTTTTTGGGCGCCGTTCCACCGATAACCTTTGAAAAATCAATTAGCGGTAGGACGGTGGAGTAA
- a CDS encoding VWA domain-containing protein, translating into MPRFYTPAAIIFICFIFLVGCQEKKGNVDEVKDKEVTKVEVEKEPDEETTTEPVESPFNLNAPKMPSTLEEVVSYPVGLFASKDTKVKDEAVQQALDAIPPISETASDEELSSLLAYVYSLYKMDYDDPKVIIDSLSIATTPDSDEISKEEQTETFNVEIILDASGSMKKMIGSKSMMDIAKEAIKEFASSLPEEANVGLRVYGHKGTGSNADKAMSCAANELVYPIQPYNKSGLTDALGKFNPAGWTPLAQSLIEAQQDLSQYKGENHRNIIYLVSDGVETCDGDPIAAAKSLKASEISPVVNIIGFDLEGKDEQQLMAVAEAAGGTYVNVRNQEQLKSQFNQASADAYKWMTWYQKEQSGIFKNADKQKTSIYKLSNSWKNNISKEKYLISFSLQSLYTKKKITKEQELTTYKKAEEFYDLHYGLVEEMKNTLIDARDENLASSLEEIKELYNKNVSPGKKE; encoded by the coding sequence ATGCCTAGATTTTATACTCCTGCAGCTATTATATTTATTTGCTTTATCTTTTTGGTTGGTTGCCAAGAAAAAAAGGGAAACGTTGATGAAGTAAAAGATAAAGAGGTTACGAAGGTTGAAGTTGAAAAAGAACCAGATGAAGAAACAACAACGGAGCCAGTGGAAAGCCCGTTTAATTTAAATGCTCCAAAAATGCCTAGTACTCTTGAGGAAGTTGTTTCCTATCCAGTAGGATTGTTCGCATCTAAGGACACCAAAGTAAAAGATGAAGCTGTTCAACAAGCGTTAGATGCAATCCCTCCTATTTCTGAAACGGCTAGTGATGAGGAGCTGTCGAGTTTATTAGCATATGTATACTCACTTTACAAGATGGATTACGATGATCCAAAAGTAATCATTGATTCATTAAGTATTGCTACAACACCTGATTCAGATGAAATCTCAAAAGAAGAACAAACGGAAACATTTAATGTAGAAATTATTCTTGATGCTAGTGGCAGTATGAAGAAAATGATAGGTTCCAAGTCAATGATGGACATTGCCAAGGAGGCTATCAAGGAATTTGCCTCGTCATTACCTGAAGAAGCAAATGTTGGTTTGCGAGTATATGGACATAAAGGGACAGGTTCTAATGCTGATAAAGCAATGTCCTGTGCTGCAAATGAACTAGTTTATCCGATTCAGCCATACAATAAATCGGGGTTGACAGATGCACTAGGAAAATTTAATCCAGCGGGCTGGACACCTCTTGCACAGTCATTAATTGAAGCACAGCAAGACTTATCCCAATATAAGGGTGAAAATCATCGGAATATTATTTACTTAGTAAGTGATGGGGTTGAAACCTGTGATGGTGATCCGATCGCTGCAGCAAAAAGTTTAAAGGCTTCGGAGATTTCCCCAGTTGTGAATATTATTGGATTTGATTTAGAAGGTAAGGATGAGCAGCAATTAATGGCAGTAGCTGAAGCAGCTGGCGGAACCTATGTAAATGTCCGTAATCAAGAGCAATTAAAGAGCCAATTCAATCAGGCCTCAGCAGACGCATATAAATGGATGACTTGGTATCAAAAAGAACAGTCAGGAATTTTTAAAAATGCAGATAAACAGAAGACGTCTATTTACAAACTTTCAAACTCTTGGAAAAATAATATTTCTAAAGAAAAATATTTAATTTCTTTTTCTCTTCAAAGTCTCTATACAAAGAAGAAGATTACAAAAGAGCAGGAATTAACAACGTATAAAAAGGCAGAGGAATTCTATGATCTTCATTACGGTTTAGTTGAAGAGATGAAAAATACATTGATAGATGCAAGGGATGAGAATTTAGCTTCGTCATTGGAAGAAATAAAAGAACTTTACAATAAAAATGTCTCTCCAGGAAAAAAAGAGTAG